In Helianthus annuus cultivar XRQ/B chromosome 8, HanXRQr2.0-SUNRISE, whole genome shotgun sequence, a single genomic region encodes these proteins:
- the LOC110870563 gene encoding uncharacterized protein LOC110870563: MAVTSKRKAQASRRARPAITRTQVHAVDDCNVQTSNQIYNVCVLCNEIGHAAKNCKGVEGQYEEVNALQGQGGGGRNYNMNSNTYHPGLQNHPNFRYGNSSNQANPNFQGNQGFQRQYQMGQSFSGGNEVMEMLKAMQIEMQRRNQLDDARIQKDEIRDKAIQSLTTQMSQLASDVAILKKVKGQLQSDMVTNPKNIKSVNINVVSTVPNSEFNETFLTSSCQVSAGIGRDAEVETDKEHGAPLVPIQVGKLKIPQALLDYGVSMSVLPGDLYDMYDFGPLQDIDTMVSLADESWRRPRGMVKNVMIRLGEFDYLVDFLVLDYVSTKTALQQRVILGQPFLYTTSAQINCREESLL; encoded by the coding sequence ATGGCGGTCACATCAAAAagaaaagctcaagcatcaaggagagcacgaccggccattACCCGAACTCAAGTCCACGCGGTAGACGATTGTAATGTTCAAACTTCTAATCAAATTTATAATGTTTGTGTGCTTTGTAATGAGATAGGGCACGCGGCTAAAAATTGCAAAGGagtggaagggcaatatgaggaGGTGAATGCATTGCAAGGGCAAGGcgggggtggtagaaattacaacaTGAATTCCAATACTTACCACCCCGGTTTACAAAATCACCCGAACTTTAGATACGGGAATTCGTCAAATCAAGCCAACCCGAActtccaaggaaaccaaggatttcaaaggcaatatcaaatGGGTCAAAGCTTTTCGGGTGGAAACGAAGTAATGGAGATGTTGAAGGCGATGCAAATTGAGATGCAACGAAGGAATCAGCTTGATGATGCTCGCATTCAAAAAGACGAAATCCGTGACAAAGCAATTCAGTCGTTGACTACCCAAATGAGTCAACTTGCGAGCGATGTGGCAATATTGAAGAAAGTAAAAGGCCAACTACAAAGTGACATGGTGACAaatcccaaaaacattaaaagtgTTAATATCAATGTCGTAAGTACCGTTCCTAATAGTGAATTCAATGAAACATTTTTAACATCTTCTTGTCAAGTGAGTGCAGGTATAGGAAGGGATGCCGAGGTTGAAACAGACAAAGAGCATGGAGCACCACTCGTGCCTATTCAAGTGGGAAAATTAAAAATTCCTCAAGCATTGTTGGACTACGGGGTGAGTATGAGTGTGCTACCAGGCGATCTATACGATATGTATGACTTTGGTCCGCTTCAAGATATAGACACCATGGTGAGTTTGGCGGATGaaagttggaggcgtccacggggaatGGTTAAGAATGTTATGATTCGGTTGGGAGAATTCGACTATCTGGTGGATTTTCTGGTTTTAGATTATGTTTCTACCAAAACGGCATtacaacaaagggtaattttaggtCAACCGTTTCTTTATACGACAAGTGCTCAAATCAACTGTAGAGAGGAATCATTACTATGA